One genomic region from Bacillus sp. SLBN-46 encodes:
- a CDS encoding YjcZ family sporulation protein: protein MSDGRNNNNNNGFALIVVLFILLIIVGASYLY from the coding sequence ATGTCAGACGGCAGAAACAACAACAACAACAACGGCTTTGCTTTAATCGTTGTATTGTTCATTTTATTGATCATTGTTGGTGCATCTTATCTATACTAA
- a CDS encoding thioredoxin domain-containing protein yields the protein MATKKKSTKNETKSSSKFVFWMVGIIAAFVLGFIFLGNHSKQEESKTKEAIDYSNQPFLGDKSAPVSIIEFGDYKCPNCKNFTEQVVPIIQKELVDNGKAKFYFMNDSFINVDSIRSAKFAESVYQELGNEKFWKFHDLLYEKQPAEPEKEKMDIFTESFLTDTLKEVADSNEVDKVVKNFRDKKSEEAWDKDMSYAEKLGVTGTPTIFVNGKLFEGQTIDDLIKMVEDATKEK from the coding sequence ATGGCAACTAAAAAGAAGAGTACGAAAAACGAAACAAAATCATCCTCTAAGTTTGTCTTTTGGATGGTAGGCATTATTGCAGCCTTTGTTCTAGGATTTATATTTTTAGGAAATCACTCAAAACAAGAAGAGTCTAAAACAAAGGAAGCGATTGATTATAGCAATCAACCGTTTCTTGGAGACAAGTCTGCACCTGTGTCTATTATTGAATTTGGCGATTACAAATGCCCAAATTGTAAGAACTTTACTGAGCAGGTTGTTCCGATTATTCAAAAGGAGCTTGTGGATAATGGGAAAGCTAAATTCTATTTCATGAATGATTCTTTCATCAATGTCGATTCAATTCGTTCGGCTAAATTTGCTGAATCAGTTTATCAGGAGCTTGGAAACGAGAAGTTTTGGAAATTCCATGATCTTCTATATGAAAAGCAGCCAGCCGAGCCAGAAAAGGAAAAGATGGATATTTTCACTGAATCCTTTTTAACTGATACTTTAAAAGAAGTGGCTGATAGCAATGAAGTGGATAAAGTGGTTAAAAACTTCCGTGATAAGAAATCAGAAGAGGCGTGGGACAAGGATATGAGTTACGCAGAAAAACTAGGCGTAACGGGAACACCAACTATTTTCGTTAATGGGAAGCTGTTTGAAGGTCAAACCATCGATGATTTAATTAAAATGGTAGAGGACGCCACTAAGGAGAAATAA
- a CDS encoding disulfide oxidoreductase encodes MNKSLLLSWIAALIATLGSLYFSEVMHYIPCTLCWYQRIFMYPLAVILGMAVYRNDLRIHKYVLPLSIIGMLISGYHTLLQKIPYLQQFEMCTSGVPCARDYINWLGFITIPLLAFIAFAIITVSLVVLARSHRE; translated from the coding sequence ATGAATAAATCATTATTACTTTCATGGATTGCTGCTCTCATTGCTACACTTGGCAGCTTATATTTTAGTGAAGTGATGCACTACATTCCATGTACCCTTTGCTGGTATCAAAGAATTTTCATGTATCCATTAGCCGTTATTTTAGGTATGGCAGTATATCGTAACGATTTAAGAATTCATAAATACGTTTTGCCCTTGTCGATCATTGGCATGTTGATTTCGGGCTATCATACACTGTTGCAAAAGATTCCTTATTTACAGCAGTTTGAAATGTGTACTTCGGGTGTGCCTTGCGCGAGAGATTACATCAATTGGCTTGGTTTTATTACGATCCCTTTATTAGCCTTTATTGCGTTTGCTATTATTACTGTAAGTTTAGTGGTCCTTGCGCGCAGCCATAGAGAGTAG
- a CDS encoding ABC transporter ATP-binding protein has translation MKEQLNSLFKQYFTMTDIKRAYSFVLPFIFKRWKAYLMILLLLGVDIYLTIAFAKYYGDITDAAIHGGYEEILSFIPYGAFLIIVSISSNVSYTFFNLIATNAVKMDLKNHLFDHILRLPTGVTANYRSGELMSHFSNDIHGVDGMIGSSLLSLIRLPIIYIVVFIYLMNINLTLCLVSLIIAPIAALSGIVFGLFLRKNGRLIHRLIGNINSLLNETFHGFQVIRSFTLEKLQYNKFSKQNQELYQLEMENAKLQNWYRTGEQIIGYITFIMNLSIGALFVSKGTLTVGALLTFLNLVTHLFYPITGMANVWAGFQRSIAALERVLNVLEKPADSTELPSFSPNTGVNGAIEFQDVTFSYVKNKPVFEQFHFEIPEGKVVALVGPSGAGKSTLFNLLQGFYRPQSGDIRIAGKSIQEFSASELRSSIALVPQETFLFSGTVKENLLIARPNITEKEMVEATIRAEIHDFILSLPKGYDTEIGENGVKLSGGQKQRVAIARAILKDAPILLLDEATSALDGETEFYVKEALEELMRGRTTIIIAHRLSTIQHADVIYVMDKGKIVQQGMHKELIKQIGLYRNLNETSFGVKNDREFPLAAKL, from the coding sequence ATGAAAGAACAGCTTAACTCGCTATTTAAACAATATTTTACGATGACAGATATTAAACGGGCTTATTCTTTTGTGTTGCCTTTTATCTTCAAGAGATGGAAGGCTTATTTGATGATTCTTCTTTTATTAGGAGTTGATATTTACTTAACTATTGCTTTCGCAAAATATTATGGTGATATCACGGATGCGGCTATACATGGAGGGTATGAGGAGATTTTATCCTTTATTCCATATGGGGCATTTCTTATTATTGTGAGTATCTCCTCGAATGTTTCCTATACATTCTTTAATTTAATTGCAACCAATGCAGTGAAGATGGATCTTAAAAACCATCTGTTTGATCATATTCTAAGGCTGCCTACGGGAGTGACAGCAAATTACCGTTCAGGTGAATTAATGTCCCATTTTTCCAATGATATTCATGGTGTGGATGGAATGATTGGGAGCAGTCTTCTAAGTCTGATCAGACTACCAATCATCTATATTGTCGTCTTTATCTATTTAATGAATATTAATTTAACACTATGCTTGGTAAGTTTAATCATTGCTCCGATTGCTGCGCTATCGGGAATTGTGTTTGGTTTATTCCTAAGGAAAAATGGCAGATTAATTCACAGATTAATAGGAAATATTAATAGTCTATTAAACGAAACCTTTCATGGTTTCCAAGTCATTCGGTCATTTACACTTGAAAAACTTCAGTACAACAAATTTAGTAAACAAAATCAGGAATTATATCAATTAGAAATGGAGAATGCCAAGCTTCAAAATTGGTATCGAACGGGTGAGCAAATCATTGGGTATATCACCTTTATTATGAATCTATCTATTGGTGCTTTATTTGTTTCAAAAGGCACTTTAACAGTGGGGGCTTTGTTAACTTTTCTTAATCTAGTTACACATTTATTCTATCCAATTACGGGAATGGCCAATGTGTGGGCGGGATTTCAACGGTCGATTGCCGCCCTGGAAAGGGTACTAAATGTTCTTGAAAAACCAGCAGACAGTACAGAACTTCCTTCCTTCTCTCCAAACACTGGAGTAAATGGTGCCATCGAATTCCAAGATGTTACCTTCAGCTATGTGAAAAATAAACCTGTATTTGAACAATTTCATTTTGAAATCCCTGAGGGGAAGGTAGTAGCTTTAGTCGGTCCAAGCGGTGCAGGAAAAAGTACGTTGTTTAATCTGCTTCAAGGGTTTTATAGACCTCAGTCTGGTGACATCCGAATAGCAGGAAAATCAATTCAAGAGTTTTCAGCTTCGGAATTAAGAAGCTCGATTGCATTGGTTCCTCAAGAGACGTTTCTTTTTTCGGGAACGGTGAAAGAAAATTTACTAATTGCCCGTCCTAATATCACCGAAAAAGAAATGGTTGAAGCCACCATTCGGGCTGAAATCCATGATTTCATCCTATCATTGCCAAAGGGTTACGATACGGAAATTGGTGAAAACGGGGTTAAGTTATCCGGCGGACAAAAGCAACGTGTGGCGATCGCGAGAGCTATATTAAAAGATGCACCAATACTTTTATTGGATGAAGCCACATCCGCCTTGGATGGAGAAACCGAATTTTACGTAAAAGAGGCATTGGAGGAATTAATGAGAGGTCGAACAACTATCATCATTGCGCATCGTTTGTCCACTATCCAACACGCAGATGTAATTTATGTTATGGACAAAGGGAAAATTGTTCAGCAGGGAATGCATAAGGAACTAATAAAGCAAATTGGTTTATATCGGAATCTGAATGAAACATCCTTTGGAGTAAAAAATGATAGGGAATTCCCATTGGCTGCAAAATTATAA
- a CDS encoding FAD-dependent oxidoreductase: MEKLEVIVYSSTGCPYCEKVKAFLKEHGIEFEERNASIHKEYFDQLKERKIFGTPATLINGKLVLGFQEKKFNKLLGLSETTPASVTPPTQAEAPEETADNIFQSVNQRVLDEVYDFVTIGGGPAGASAAVYAARGKLKTLVIDKAPKAGTLAITHKIANYPGVREEVTGLELLTRMQAQAKDFGAEFVRSTVLSVNFSDEIKKIEIAEGTIQAKSVFIAVGAKAPSSKIKGEEEFTGRGVSYCSTCDAAFYQDQVVAVVGDNDEAIHEAETLAKYCKEVKLLIPTEQLKGDADLSSLEANPKVEIFRRHRVREILGTDSVEKIVVLTDKKDEQAWDVDGIFLYLGGMKPGTDFLNGAVMRDEEGYVVVDEYLRTNIDGVFAGGDARRTPIKQAVISAADGAIAALSAEQHVNKRTKLRPQYS, from the coding sequence ATGGAGAAACTAGAAGTAATTGTCTACAGTAGTACAGGCTGCCCATATTGTGAAAAGGTTAAGGCTTTCCTTAAGGAACACGGAATTGAATTTGAAGAGCGAAATGCCTCTATACATAAAGAATATTTTGATCAATTAAAGGAACGGAAAATCTTTGGAACCCCAGCAACCCTTATTAATGGAAAGCTAGTCTTAGGTTTTCAAGAGAAAAAATTCAATAAGCTTCTCGGTCTTTCAGAAACTACACCTGCGAGTGTGACACCTCCTACTCAAGCGGAAGCACCAGAAGAGACAGCAGACAACATTTTTCAATCAGTTAATCAAAGAGTACTTGATGAAGTATATGACTTCGTTACAATTGGCGGTGGTCCTGCAGGTGCCTCAGCAGCTGTTTACGCGGCCCGTGGGAAATTAAAAACGCTTGTTATAGATAAGGCTCCTAAAGCAGGTACACTAGCTATTACTCATAAAATCGCTAACTATCCTGGTGTTCGTGAAGAAGTAACCGGTCTTGAGCTCCTTACGAGGATGCAGGCCCAAGCTAAGGATTTCGGGGCAGAATTTGTTCGCTCCACCGTACTTTCTGTTAATTTTTCTGATGAAATCAAGAAGATTGAAATTGCCGAGGGAACTATTCAGGCGAAAAGTGTCTTTATTGCTGTAGGTGCAAAAGCCCCCTCCAGTAAAATTAAAGGGGAAGAAGAATTTACCGGACGTGGTGTAAGTTACTGCTCAACCTGTGACGCGGCTTTCTATCAGGACCAAGTCGTAGCTGTTGTCGGAGATAATGATGAAGCCATTCATGAGGCTGAGACACTAGCTAAGTATTGCAAAGAAGTGAAATTACTAATACCTACCGAACAGTTAAAAGGAGACGCAGATCTTTCTTCATTAGAAGCCAATCCTAAGGTTGAAATCTTTAGACGTCATCGAGTCCGTGAAATTCTAGGGACAGATAGTGTGGAAAAAATTGTCGTCCTTACTGATAAAAAAGATGAACAAGCTTGGGATGTTGACGGTATTTTCTTATACTTAGGTGGAATGAAGCCTGGGACAGACTTCTTAAACGGAGCCGTAATGCGTGACGAAGAAGGCTATGTAGTAGTAGATGAATACCTTCGAACAAATATTGATGGAGTGTTTGCCGGTGGTGACGCCCGTAGAACGCCAATTAAACAAGCCGTTATTTCTGCTGCAGATGGCGCCATTGCCGCACTTAGTGCAGAGCAGCATGTTAATAAACGTACAAAACTACGACCACAATATAGTTAA
- a CDS encoding nucleotidyltransferase family protein translates to MSTEMVKLIYDQNTVLPQDDKFYQRALQFIEEDGISSQVFFLLKQQGRLSQTPSFFQDRLKESYDKGLFQNLLIKNQTDEILKVFEGKGIEVIALKGVYFAERYFGHIGARATSDIDLLIPFKELDQSIESIKSLGFTVEEEMIPGHFHCSFSKKLPGSTMPLVVELHWSIVKHNTSQFNINDLWGQALQVGHSKYIKELSSTHLFYMICLHGWRHNLESMKYFLDIIQLIHTLGKEIDYDDLLKLAASHKTVRRLKRTLSIVYEQFPHLSDVKRLPFEVKTTRWEYRRVNGLKQYVDFFDYQFLSYDTFKHSIIELHYWFWPSKYDLETQIGVEQQGAPLFKMYLSLYKKRITSMVKVFLPH, encoded by the coding sequence ATGAGTACAGAAATGGTTAAGTTAATCTATGATCAAAACACTGTTTTGCCACAGGATGACAAGTTCTATCAACGTGCCCTCCAGTTTATAGAAGAGGATGGAATTTCCTCTCAAGTTTTCTTTTTATTAAAGCAGCAAGGAAGGCTTAGTCAAACTCCTTCCTTTTTTCAGGACCGCTTAAAAGAAAGCTACGACAAAGGGCTTTTTCAAAACCTATTGATAAAAAACCAAACGGATGAAATTCTAAAAGTTTTTGAGGGTAAAGGAATTGAGGTAATCGCACTTAAAGGAGTTTATTTTGCTGAAAGATATTTTGGGCATATTGGGGCAAGGGCCACATCTGATATCGATTTATTAATTCCATTTAAGGAACTGGATCAATCAATTGAAAGCATAAAATCATTAGGATTTACGGTTGAAGAAGAGATGATACCGGGGCATTTTCATTGCAGTTTTAGTAAGAAATTACCTGGTTCCACCATGCCATTAGTGGTGGAATTACATTGGAGTATTGTGAAGCATAATACTTCACAGTTTAATATTAATGACCTATGGGGACAGGCTTTACAAGTCGGTCATTCCAAATATATTAAAGAGCTATCAAGCACCCACTTGTTTTACATGATTTGCCTACATGGTTGGCGTCATAACCTAGAATCTATGAAATATTTTTTGGACATTATTCAATTGATTCATACTTTAGGTAAGGAAATTGATTATGATGACCTTTTAAAACTTGCTGCCTCGCATAAAACAGTGCGACGACTTAAAAGAACCTTGTCCATTGTTTATGAGCAGTTCCCTCATTTAAGTGATGTAAAAAGGTTGCCTTTCGAAGTGAAAACTACAAGATGGGAATACCGACGGGTAAATGGTCTAAAACAATACGTAGACTTTTTCGATTATCAGTTCTTAAGTTATGATACTTTCAAGCATAGTATAATTGAGTTGCATTATTGGTTCTGGCCTTCTAAATATGACCTAGAAACTCAAATTGGTGTGGAACAACAGGGAGCTCCATTGTTTAAAATGTATTTGTCTTTATACAAAAAGAGAATCACTAGTATGGTAAAGGTATTTTTACCTCATTAA
- a CDS encoding cell wall hydrolase, with the protein MKKLKKLVIATGLILSMSAFTLTEKSEAATTTHKIQSGETYWNIAKGFGVPINTLMATNQSKPLYTGQNMLIPNSPITPAEKELMARLVHAEAVGEPYAGKVAVATVILNRVKSPDFPSTVKSVIYQISNGHYAFTPVANGQINQPADYASKRAVNEAIAFMGKGKGSLFFYNPKTSTSSWITSRQVTVTIGNHRFAR; encoded by the coding sequence ATGAAAAAACTTAAAAAACTAGTTATTGCAACGGGATTAATTTTATCAATGTCAGCCTTTACGTTAACTGAAAAGTCAGAAGCGGCGACGACTACTCATAAAATTCAATCCGGAGAAACCTACTGGAACATAGCAAAAGGCTTTGGTGTGCCAATCAATACATTAATGGCGACAAATCAATCGAAACCACTTTATACTGGTCAAAACATGTTAATTCCTAACTCGCCAATTACACCTGCAGAGAAAGAATTAATGGCACGTTTAGTTCATGCAGAGGCTGTAGGAGAACCATATGCAGGGAAGGTTGCAGTCGCAACTGTTATCTTAAATAGAGTGAAGAGCCCTGATTTCCCTTCAACGGTGAAAAGCGTTATCTATCAAATTTCAAATGGCCACTATGCATTCACACCTGTCGCAAACGGTCAAATTAATCAACCAGCAGATTATGCTTCAAAGAGAGCCGTTAATGAAGCAATCGCATTTATGGGAAAAGGGAAAGGATCCTTATTCTTCTATAATCCTAAAACTTCTACCAGCTCTTGGATTACATCACGCCAAGTGACTGTGACAATCGGTAATCACCGCTTCGCGAGATAA
- a CDS encoding Dps family protein yields MKNQLVDVLNKQIANWSVLYIKLHNYHWYVKGENFFTLHAKFEEFYNEAGLHVDELAERLLAVGGNPVATMKECLERSSIEEASGKESASEMVQSIINDFSIITGELKEGMSTAEELDDETTGDMLLAIHSGLEKHIWMLTAYLGKKV; encoded by the coding sequence ATGAAAAATCAATTAGTTGACGTACTCAACAAACAAATTGCCAATTGGTCTGTCTTGTACATCAAGTTACACAACTACCATTGGTATGTGAAGGGCGAAAATTTCTTCACCTTACATGCTAAATTCGAAGAGTTCTATAATGAGGCTGGGTTACATGTAGATGAGTTAGCTGAGCGATTACTTGCAGTTGGAGGCAATCCCGTTGCAACTATGAAGGAATGTCTAGAACGATCCTCTATTGAAGAAGCATCTGGTAAGGAATCGGCATCTGAGATGGTTCAGTCTATTATAAATGATTTCTCCATCATCACAGGTGAATTAAAAGAAGGAATGAGTACTGCAGAGGAATTAGATGATGAAACAACAGGAGATATGCTACTAGCGATTCATTCTGGTTTAGAGAAACACATTTGGATGTTAACTGCTTATCTAGGTAAAAAAGTTTAA
- the serA gene encoding phosphoglycerate dehydrogenase, whose product MYKVLVTDGISNTGLKSLLDHPNFVVDRQPTLPVEELKTIIGNYDALIVRSQTKVTGELLEVAGRLRVIARAGVGVDNIDVNAATRKGIIVINAPGANTIAATEHTLAMMLSLARKIPQAHKKTSNGEWDRNSFKGVELYKKTLGVIGMGKIGTEVAKRAKSFGMNILGFDPYLTEERAKKLGMTKASLDLIAQESDFITIHTPLTNDTRGLINDEYLSKTKKGVRFVNCARGGIIDEKALVRAVQSGHVAGAALDVFEKEPVADPELLENPNIIVTPHLGASTVEAQEKVAQEVSAEIIEIFETQSIQHAVNMPQMSGETQAKLQPYLLLGDQMGQLVIQLLNKQAPTKIEINYYGDLVNEDTELLTRTLLKGVLSYHLSDSVNLINALHLLKEQGVSHNVVKNATNKGFANYMELSVSQGNETAKIGATVLNGYGARILKINQYRIDVKPEKYLLYIKHRDVPGMIGKVGSLLGDHSINIGTMQVGRTEVGGEAIMVLTLDKTLSPNVIRVLKMIDGLNEAQVLELSTVDSFEPGRLEPEKVESI is encoded by the coding sequence ATGTACAAAGTACTTGTAACCGATGGAATTAGCAATACAGGATTAAAAAGCTTATTGGACCATCCTAATTTCGTTGTCGACCGGCAACCCACTCTTCCTGTTGAAGAGTTGAAGACCATTATTGGGAATTACGACGCACTCATTGTGAGAAGCCAAACAAAAGTAACCGGGGAGCTTCTAGAAGTGGCGGGCCGATTACGAGTCATCGCAAGAGCAGGTGTTGGCGTTGATAATATTGATGTAAATGCAGCTACTCGTAAAGGAATTATTGTTATTAATGCTCCTGGTGCCAATACAATTGCAGCAACAGAACATACCTTAGCGATGATGCTATCCTTAGCTCGAAAAATTCCCCAAGCCCACAAAAAAACATCAAATGGCGAATGGGACCGGAACTCCTTTAAAGGGGTGGAGCTTTATAAGAAAACACTAGGTGTCATTGGAATGGGTAAGATTGGTACCGAGGTAGCAAAACGCGCCAAAAGCTTTGGAATGAACATTTTAGGTTTTGACCCTTATTTGACAGAGGAACGGGCCAAAAAACTGGGGATGACAAAGGCAAGCCTTGATTTAATTGCACAGGAATCAGATTTTATTACGATCCATACCCCTCTAACTAACGATACAAGAGGACTAATTAACGATGAGTACTTAAGCAAAACAAAAAAAGGTGTCCGCTTTGTCAACTGTGCTCGCGGAGGCATTATTGATGAAAAAGCACTGGTAAGAGCCGTGCAATCCGGCCATGTTGCCGGAGCAGCGCTTGATGTGTTTGAAAAAGAGCCAGTTGCAGATCCGGAATTACTAGAAAATCCAAACATTATTGTAACGCCACATCTCGGTGCATCAACTGTTGAGGCACAGGAGAAAGTAGCCCAAGAGGTAAGCGCGGAAATTATCGAAATTTTTGAGACACAGTCGATTCAACATGCTGTTAATATGCCGCAAATGTCTGGGGAAACACAGGCAAAATTGCAGCCCTATTTACTTCTTGGCGATCAAATGGGCCAGCTTGTCATTCAATTATTAAACAAGCAAGCTCCAACCAAAATAGAAATCAATTATTATGGTGATTTAGTAAACGAAGATACAGAGTTATTAACTCGTACTTTATTAAAAGGTGTATTATCTTATCATTTAAGTGATTCCGTCAATTTGATTAACGCACTTCACCTTTTGAAGGAGCAAGGTGTGTCTCATAATGTAGTAAAGAATGCAACTAATAAAGGCTTTGCGAATTATATGGAGCTAAGCGTATCACAGGGTAATGAGACCGCGAAGATTGGAGCAACGGTCTTAAATGGATATGGCGCGAGGATTTTGAAAATTAACCAATACCGGATTGATGTGAAACCAGAGAAGTACTTGTTATATATTAAGCATCGCGACGTACCTGGTATGATTGGAAAAGTGGGTTCATTATTGGGCGATCACAGCATCAATATTGGTACGATGCAGGTAGGCCGGACGGAAGTAGGCGGCGAGGCAATCATGGTGTTAACTCTTGATAAAACATTAAGTCCAAATGTGATCCGTGTCCTAAAGATGATTGATGGATTAAATGAAGCTCAAGTCCTGGAGTTGAGTACGGTCGATTCGTTTGAGCCTGGGCGGTTGGAACCTGAGAAGGTAGAGAGCATTTAG
- a CDS encoding VanZ family protein produces MVQRQIETRVIRKTVILVVAIIFWGLFLLLNTWTESIEKLMYLHTFGFKWVSNPDFLSFFYFNDFTAFHPEFIKVKLGHFVGFAVLDFLLFNLIKSHKYSIGISLVFAFITEFVQLFFGRDGRFYDLAIDSFGIFSVLFIIKILKA; encoded by the coding sequence ATGGTTCAACGACAAATAGAGACTAGGGTTATAAGAAAAACTGTAATACTTGTTGTAGCGATTATTTTTTGGGGACTATTTTTATTATTAAATACGTGGACTGAAAGCATAGAGAAATTGATGTATTTACATACATTCGGATTTAAATGGGTATCAAATCCAGACTTTTTATCTTTCTTTTACTTTAACGATTTTACGGCGTTTCATCCTGAATTTATTAAAGTGAAGTTAGGACATTTCGTTGGTTTTGCTGTATTAGATTTCCTTTTATTTAATTTAATTAAAAGTCACAAATATTCTATTGGCATCTCGCTTGTTTTTGCCTTTATAACCGAATTTGTTCAACTTTTTTTCGGCAGGGATGGCAGATTTTACGATCTTGCTATCGATTCATTTGGTATTTTTTCGGTATTGTTCATAATAAAAATCCTGAAAGCCTAA
- a CDS encoding HAD family hydrolase, translated as MIKTILFDVDGVLLSEEHYFDASALTVWEMLISNKYLGLSPDKFKTDYTAEELKGIREQVFINDQILKFMKSRGLNANWDMIYLSFSHQLIHLLSQIKEYEFEKINNWCQAPINRETLLEIGRVLGNYPVKMDFSLFVKEFEQSEATKQELLGYLNELAYEKLGVETSIFLKGELWSVCEHVSQEWYVGDEHVLASTGRPSVQQGKHGFLANETTLAPQEEISELFDFLTTSGYTIGIGTGRPELETIQPFHHLNWLQYFEENRIVTADEVLKAEQQLPETKSLSKPHPFTYIMGLKGKGTSVSDCLNTTLPIENGEEVLVVGDSLADLLAARQLGCQFAAVLTGLSGKDARSEFEKHAADYILDSVLDIKGIL; from the coding sequence TTGATTAAAACGATTTTGTTTGACGTGGATGGTGTCCTGTTAAGTGAAGAACACTATTTTGATGCTTCGGCATTGACGGTTTGGGAGATGTTAATTAGTAATAAGTACTTAGGGCTGTCTCCGGATAAGTTTAAAACAGACTATACGGCAGAGGAATTGAAGGGAATAAGAGAACAAGTTTTTATAAACGACCAAATTCTTAAGTTTATGAAATCACGCGGCTTAAACGCGAACTGGGATATGATCTATCTTTCCTTCAGCCATCAACTAATCCATCTGTTATCACAAATAAAAGAGTATGAATTTGAAAAAATTAATAACTGGTGTCAGGCACCCATTAATCGTGAAACGTTGCTAGAGATTGGAAGGGTTCTTGGGAATTATCCTGTAAAGATGGATTTTTCTTTGTTTGTGAAGGAATTTGAGCAATCTGAGGCAACGAAGCAGGAATTACTGGGCTATTTAAATGAGTTAGCTTATGAGAAGTTGGGAGTGGAAACGTCCATTTTTCTAAAAGGGGAGCTGTGGTCTGTCTGTGAACATGTTTCCCAGGAGTGGTATGTAGGGGATGAGCATGTTTTAGCTTCTACTGGTAGACCATCGGTACAACAAGGTAAACATGGCTTCCTTGCCAATGAAACAACATTAGCTCCTCAGGAAGAAATTAGTGAACTGTTCGATTTCCTAACTACCTCTGGATATACGATTGGTATAGGAACAGGGAGACCGGAATTAGAAACGATTCAGCCTTTTCACCATTTAAATTGGTTACAGTATTTTGAAGAAAATAGGATTGTAACAGCTGATGAGGTGCTAAAGGCAGAACAACAGCTTCCAGAAACAAAATCTTTGTCTAAGCCTCATCCGTTTACGTACATCATGGGTCTTAAGGGGAAAGGCACATCTGTGTCAGACTGTTTAAATACTACTCTGCCTATTGAAAATGGAGAAGAGGTCTTAGTTGTCGGAGATTCCTTGGCAGATTTGCTTGCTGCTAGACAATTGGGATGTCAATTTGCTGCTGTCTTAACTGGTTTATCTGGAAAAGACGCAAGAAGCGAATTTGAAAAACATGCGGCGGACTATATTTTAGATTCCGTATTAGATATTAAGGGGATTTTATAA